The Cydia splendana chromosome 7, ilCydSple1.2, whole genome shotgun sequence genome contains the following window.
tcgtgaaattttgtgaccgaattttatgactaaataaaatttttttgtcaatccggtttttggaaatttttaaaaatggcggagtcgtgatacctggcgcctaaacaaatagtcgtatcgatatcataagacttttttctttttgaaacatgtttactgagttaatagcaaaaaatgcaggaaaaaattatcgctggtttaggcggtatttagatatttaattttaactaattttaatttgagaaggagtagctaaatttcgtcaacccatctaagaactatttggctcagtttgtaaacgttcgctttttctgtttgcacagagggtctgggttcgatccccagtaattgtatgctgggatattataactttttgtatttttttacacataaatttcgtattgtttttctttaatttactatacaccgtgtttttattgaattccgttaacttcggggtatagttaagtacgtttataagaactaaatggcatagttaattttcaaaaaaaaaaaaaatttttttgttttcttttttgtttttttttttgtttaaaaagtaattaaatgtagcatatagcgttgttgtaacacgggcattacatttaactcaaccaaacaattgaaatctgtgacatatcaatgtcatttcgtacatcaatcgaccgagattgtacttaagtttagtagcaaatgtatgaactcattctaaacactaatcaatatgtaagccggccctaaggcaagtgtacacgcttgtagaggccttatagtaaaaaaataaattatggattatctccgaaatggacttaattagaacatcggtgtctttgagaaagttacttgatttaagctcaggaatgcacccttgaaattaacggaaatcaaaaaaaacacggtgtatttaaagctcttagcaccatgttatttcaagctctgctcgcgaggtctacagctcacagagccactagtttgtAGATACTACTCAAACACACCTCCTGTCCTTCAGATCCTGGTGGCTCGCATGTTCGCAGCCCCCGACATTGACGTCGCTCAACATTGGAAGCTAGTCACCATATTCCTGGGTGCCAACGACCTCTGTTCCGCCTCCTGCTTGTCACCCATCGAGTGGTCACCACTGGCACATGCCAAGAAGTTGGCACGGGCGTTGGACTACCTCCACGCGAATCTGCCGAGAACTATAGTCAACTTAGTACCTGTTTTAGGTAAGATTTCATCAGTCATCGACGTGATTTAACACAGGAAAATAGTCACCATATATTACTCAGCGCCAACGACCTCTGTTCCGCCTCCTGTCTGTAACCCATCAAGTAGTCACCGCTGGCACATGGCAAGAAGTTGGCACGGGCGTTGGTCTACCTGCACGCCAATCTGCCAAGAACTATAATCCTGTACCTGTTTTAGGTAAGATCTCATTAAACATCGACGTAGTTCAACACTGGGAACTCGTCACCATATTCCTCGGCGCCAATGACCTTTGCTCCGCCTCCTGTCTGTCGCCCATCGAGTGGTCACCGTTGGCACTTGCCAAAAAGCAATAATTTTATGATTATCAAATTAAGAAAGTTAACTTCAGCTCCTGgagtataattatgtaattttacagaCGTATCCGTGTCCGTGCGTGTGCGCCGGCCCGCCATGTGCAGGCTGATGCACCCGCTGTTCTGCACGTGCTTCCaccgcggcggcggcgagcTGCGCGCGCTGGTCGCCATGACCCGGCTGTACCAGAGGGCGGAGGCTATGCTGGTATGTGCTTCATGTTGTGTCGGGACGCCTGGCTGGAAACAGGCAGTTGATCGTCTTTCACGTGAAAGATCCTTTTGCGTAGTGAGTACTCTGTGTTCTGCACGTGCTTCCaccgcggcggcggcgagcTGCGCGCGCTGGTCGCCATGACCCGGCTGTACCAGAGGGCGGAGGCTATGCTGGTATGTGCTTCATGTTGTGTCGGGACGCCTGGCTAGAAACAGGCAGTTGATCGTCTTTCACGTGAAAGATCCTTTTGCGTAGTGAGTACTCTGTGTTCTGCACGTGCTTCCaccgcggcggcggcgagcTGCGCGCGCTGGTCGCCATGACCCGGCTGTACCAGAGGGCGGAGGCTATGCTGGTATGTGCTTCATATTGTGTCGGGACGCCTGGCTGGAAACAGGCAGTTGATCGTCTTTCACGTGAAAGATCCTTTTGCGTAGTGAGTACTCTGTGCTCTGCACGTGCTTCCaccgcggcggcggcgagcTGCGCGCGCTGGTCGCCATGACCCGGCTGTACCAGAGGGCGGAGGCTATGCTGGTATGTGCTTCATGTTGTGTCgggcagggttgggcagtacttcaattacatgtatttgaaatacaatttagtattttgtatttgtatttcaaatactacctggaaaagtattttgtatttggtacttcaaatactgcactcacatgtagttggaattttgtatttcaaatacttcaagcttcaaaatacatttctacaaaatacattttattaaattctatgatcctaaaatggaacgtttttttaaatataatgtactacttgtacgagggcaaataggtacaatgcgcgagctattctgcgcggaacttttcgtcaacagccaggggatagggtcattgcagtagtttccgtccatgctctagttttcgaccacttgacagattagcaaataatatatttcatttttaatttactatttgcgaaatgtttatattgtttagctaaggattgaaatcagtccaaaattgtgcagcaatgtaggtttatattcaaatttcgtcaagtggacgaaaactagagctggacgaaaacaagcgcaatgaccctataagtttttaggaaacgatattcgttaaaaaaactaaatgattaaacaaaaaaaatgaaaagtattttgtattttgtattgaaacctacattattttaaacactgtaatttgtattttgtatttcaaataccagtcaccaaagtagtttgtatttggtattttaaatactttttaaaatgtattttgtaatttgtatttgaaatacgtggaagccagtattttgcccaaccctgcgggctcagcacggttccatttttatcgactatcactatgcgcgtccctttcgcacttacatacttgttagaacgtgacaggcatggtgacaagggataataacgcgaccgtgctaagccgcctggtgtcGGGACGCCTGACTGGAAGCAGTTGATCGTCTTTCACGTTCATTCCCTGTATCCTTTTCCGTAGTAAGTACTCTGTGTTCTGCACGTGCTTCCACCGCGTTAAAATGCCCCAAATCAAAGATATCTTTGTCGAAAAAGCTTTCGAAatagaaaaacactaaaaataatcTTCGATGTTACAGTTTACAGTATCGCCTACAGTCAGCGTCAATAGTAACGGATGAAACAACACGCCAAACGTATCTGCCATCCTGGATAACTTTTCCCAATAgagatagagtcagaccaagataactctgcagcgatttttttagcacagacgtacaagtgttattttaaacgtcaaacttctatgaaattatgacgtttaaataacacttgcacgtcTGTGCTCTACAAAACGCTGcagttatcttggtctgactctaagtaCATCTCTAGGGTTCGTGTTAAAAACTATCTGTTGCAGTCTAATTGTTCAACATATCGTTATCGACATATCTCTTTTTGTTTCACTGTTAAGAATGGTCgatacttttgatgctgacatACGcactaaaatatattataaccaTTTCAATTAAAATTGGTATAAATGGTAGGTATAATAGTTGAAAAATAGTCAAGACCTTGACAGCCACGAGATTGGTTAAATtggtcgccatcagatatatcggagcggccaaggcgctcacaaatatctgaacacgcctctattgtcaaggcgttacagtgcgtgttcagatattttgagcACCTCAGCCGCTCCgataatatatctgatggcgactaggTATATTTACTAAGTTgcacactaaaaatttcactgCTCATAAAGTCCGTTTACTTGTAAATTATGTAAATAACTTTATTATGAAATAGTTCGTGTGGTCATGTTTGCAGATCTGCGATATGCGAATCCGTGGTCCGTGACTCGAATGTGGATAGGGTAAACTGGGAATGTGGGACATGAAAGAACTGTGTTGAAAGTGTATACCTATTAGGTATTTTGCGAACTGCTGATTCATAAATACAGCTGAATCTACAACATACGTATCAATCGTTTAATGTAATCAACTTTTACTGGTCGTAAAGTCAGTGTTCATATTTGTAAATTATGTAGGTGGTCATGTTTGCAGACCTGCGATATGCGAACCCGTGGTCCGTGACCCGTGACTCGAATATTAAGTAAACTGGGAATGTGGGACAGGAGCTTTCCTGTGTGTTTCTGAAAGTTATTGCAAACAAGAATATGATAACTTGATAAGTATTTAAAATTTGcattacatttatattttgaaaattcAAAAAACGTAGGAAACGTAACATCCCATggatgtatgtaatatggaGAGTGGAGACCAATAATCTATaggattttattttactatactTGGAGTTACCGTGAGATAGTTCGTCATTAGTTACATTTCGAAGGAGGCTAAGAATGGGCGGTACAAAAGTTACATTCCAAACGAAgtatgtaattattatttacatttatattaaaatattttttaattttaaaggtCGATTACTTTAAAGTAAATTTAGGTAAAAGGACTTTAAATGAATCATGCACAGATTTAATTTCTACTTTAAATAAGTTCACCAAGTTACATATTTTAAGGACCGTTTTTGGACCATACTGGACATAACTGATATCAGTCATAACCAGAAATTAACGCCCATAACTTCCCTTACGTATCCCTTAACTTCCCTTTTTCAAAGTGTTGGCACTTAAGGAGTTAATACAGTCATACAGACCCACTTATGGTATTTTCAGGTGGAAAGCGGCCGTTACGACACTCGCCCCGACTTCACAGTGGTGATACAACCCTTCATGCGTCTGTTCAACGCGCCCTGGCCGCCCTCCGCTAATCTACCACTAGTCATCCACCAGTCCTACATCACACACGACTGCTTCCACTTCTCGCAGAAGGGACACGCTCTAGGTAACAGTTCCACTCTGTCTCAATACAGGCAAATTGGTGAAGCGTAAAGCAGTGGATGTGAATATGGGGCTTCGCCGGATTCTTTTAGTGTAAAGGCGCCGCAAGCGGCCGGCACTGGAgctacggtagtactattagttattctgtgctggAGCGCCCGAAGCGCGCTCCTAACGTCCTGCTTCGCTCGGTTTATGATAATGAAACCTCAGGTGGACGGCATTGGAGCGCGCGAAGAGCGCCTCGAACGTCGAGCGAAAAATTTGCCcaacttttttttacataaagcaATTTAAAATCTTTAGAGAGTAAAACGAATCTTAAAAATTAAAGAGTCTCCATTAGGCTTTGCTACTTACTCACGTCCATATTGACCAACCTTTAGCGTAGAGACATTGGCGGAACGTCTTGTTAAGATTAGTTTTTCTCTTCAAATTTCTATTCAATAGAATATAAATTTTAGAATTTTGATTTTTCACAATGTGAAATGTTATTAATAGCCCCCCTATTATTTCAGCGGCTAACCTCCTGTGGAACAACCTGCTAGAGCCAGTCGGTAACAAGACCGATGACGCTGAACCTGTGTTACTCCGCTCATTCCGCTGTCCCACTAGAGAAGCTCCCTTCATCTTCACACACAACAACTCTAGGACATACCTCGAAACTGGACGCCAAGAGGGATACGACGACTTATGACAAAGGGACGAAGTCTTTAACTCAAACATACTCTATGACCAAAAAGTGTGACGAAATGAGAATCaaactatagtttgtcaaagaactgtctcatttcaatcatagatagagaatcatactatttttgtcttacactagtactatcacccaaaagaaaaggatgagtatagttttcctggttcttactgactgacaaattggtttgaccaactactTATAAGTCAGAGATTCCCTGGGGCGGGACACTAGAGAGGGGCGCCGTGAGGCAATCCTCCGGCTCCTCACCACGTTAACTATCTATTTCGAATAACCTCTAGCTCTAACTAGATTAGGGCGCCACCACTGAAATTTTAAACTTGCGagtgagtcgcttaacttcaaactcgggtaaatccatctgtcagattatgcgattttggtattaagaaaaggtaatagggtagatatttgctgagagggtccaATGGATTTACCatagtttgaagttaagcgaatTGCGAAAGTGCGCCGTGGACTGTGACCGCGGACTGGGACCGCGGCCgtgtttcatgccactgcgccgcacctgcgagtaaaacggacagacaagtgcacaagccaatcatccgtttttttcatgccatatcggaccatgaaaactcggactgccggacagtaaaattcattgtagtgcacaatcgcccgaagggttccataccattacgcaaaaaacggtaaAAATCATGTATGttggagccccacttaaatatttatttattttgcttttagtaggtatttgttgtcatagcggcaacagaaatacatcatctgtgaaaatttcaactgtctagctatcacggttcatgagtcaATGAACCTGGGAACCTGGTGAGTGGTGGTGGCGGTGAGTGAATGAGCCTGGTgagtggtgacagacagacggacggacagacggacagctgagtctttagtaatagggtcccgtttttaccttttgggtacggaaccctaaaaacgtactAACAGGCTGGATATTATAACAAAATATGCACTGTCtaaaaaaatggaaatattcttgaaaaattgttttttttaccaCTTTAGTTTACCGTTTTTtctacaaaataattatattattcgtAATGTTACCTAGGTAAATCatgtgattatacatgtagTTAGTGCGAGTGCCATGAATGAAGCTTTTTGAAAGATAATAGAATAGGTAAGTACAATGAAATTAAATGTCCGTGCTTGTGaaaaaattaagaaattaaattaattgtgttttataaagAGCTTTTTATTTTCTAAAAACTCTCGGCCTTTTCCCAAGAACATCAAGAAAGAAACTCAAGTAatctttaataaaaattaagacGCCTACATTTATAATAACAGCAAATTCTTATATCAACGTTCGAGTATAAACTATTGGCTCTGTAGGCTCAAGCAGCAAACtcaataaatgtatggttcctctattttgattttttttaaactgaaatTTCACGAGTCCGTTGAGAATTGCGAattgtagaggagaacatctggACATACTAAAACATTTTTGTCCAAgatgaaacggagaccttcgctaacgcttggTCAAATAAGTAATAGTAGGTACCCATTGCCGTAGATTTCGGCTCTAAATTTGTCTATTTAATCCCTGAAAGAAAATAATTAGTGATTTAAATTACCTAGTCAAGTTTCATTAAGTACATCAGTGCATTCATTACATAACATAAGCATCACAGAGACCTACAGCTCATCAagaaatcatcattatcatcaatcaTCAAGTTATAGGAGGAGACCCTGCCTAGCATTGTTTCGAGTTGCATCGATTTCACGGGTCACCGCGAGACGCGCCTTACAGAGCCTGTCGGCTGTTGTGACTGCTTACAGCTGATATTATCTAAATTCTAAAATATCttggagaccgagctttgctcggaaaacatataaaaactcaaaaatgcgcgtttttccagagataagacctagctagatcgatttttcggccccgaaaacccccatatagctaattttatcgaattcgttagaaccgtttccgagattcccgaaatatatatatatataaataaacaataattgctcgtttaaaggtattagataaatatgtaggtaaaagATTAAGTTCAACAAAGTTTTTATGCCGAACCCCGCCGAAACCGAAACGGAAATACGGTCGAACACAAGTAAATAGTGCAGTTTGTAAACAACATAAATAACATAATGTTATTCAATTGGTTTGAATAGTCCAATCGATAAGTAGGTAGGCACTGCACTTATGGACATTACAGTAACAAGCAGCAGTTGTTTCTGCAATTGATAGGGCACTGACGTTATTATAAATCAATCAGATCGTCCTATTAATTAAATCTAATTAAACGTTGGGGCTCAAAAGGTGGGGGTAAAAAGGTATTATGTCcgatagttcttaattcgctgacataagagctatttTTGAGTACGATGaatacacccatatttttacacttgactgacAAGAACAGATTAATTAAGCTTACATTTGAACTCAGTGACATTTGAACTCTAAAACTCTGTTCTCGATTTAATAATGCTGTCAGCTTAGCTAGAGATACCTATACGTTTAGTTGTCTCCGCCAGATTAATCTGGCAGATCTGACGGATCTGACCACTGTTAGTATATCCATAGAtgttagtgcaagcgagattcACCGAGAGTTACGTCAAATCAAAATGAGATTTGCAAGAAAGTGAATCTACTCAGTATATACAGCTTAGGTAAATTTATTGCTAAGTGCGGAGTCATATACCACATCGATGCAAGGGAGACTCATGCTAGCCCTAGGGCACGACAGTGCGTGACCACCCTGCCctacatgactaagtatacctattacctacttacattagTGGTCATAATTCGGGTGTATTGTTCTAAAAACTAGTGCGTGGGCGGCCCAGGGCGCCTAGACTGACAGGTCTTTGCCCGGCCTGGCAACACAGGACATTTTTACTGagtttaatgtaaaaaaaataataacaaaaaaagcGTATTTGAGATATCGGTTGGACTACTTGGACTTGACCTCCCCAATCTTCCATCAATCAATAAATGCAAATAAAGTTCGACAAGAGCTAGGTTTGACAGGAAACCAAAGATCATCAACAATCAGATCCAGATTTCCTAGTTGTCTGGAACACGGAATACCTAGGTCCGCGGCGTTTATAAGGGCGGTGCGGCGCGCAGCGCGCACAGTTCGGCCCGGTGCGCTGCATAGCGAGCTCGCCCCGCCACATACCGTTCGCTCTTCCGTCTTTCGTAGCACTACCACTTTACCCGGACAACATGGTAAGTGCACATCTTACTTATTTATTGGGTCAAACAAAtcgctgttaactattgcctacaggagagaaaactagtgtgttcgcgcgaacagtacatttttctctcctgtgggcaatagttaacagcttgtgggcatgtaagcaatgattttatcatagttctctaaataaaaggaggaccttttcacgtggataagggttaaataagaaaattaacctttatagcccttaactcttgtgtatgtctacaggaaagacataacacagtgatctgtttgacccattatACAAATTAGTAACCACACAGTAttactaaggtaaacgtactggtgctcgacgcggtcccagtacatgtcatcttgaaacttaagtcattgtcaatagaggtgacagcaaggtgtcatctattgggcattagcatgtcgagcactagtacgtttaccttacaaaGACACTTCAAACTAGGtacaaaacaaatgaaaatacAAAGATACGGAAAGACAAtacaaataagtaggtaggtacataagtaaaaacaaaattaaaattaaacactCGCACACACACTTATattaaatatctaaaaaaaTGCCCTTTTCGTAACCTACGTCTTCGGGGGtgcgaaaaatgtatggaaaattGATGAGACTTTTTCTCATAATGggacatttctatttaaagttgtaccaaaattttttgtgttagaattgggatttttttatattatttctactcagaatcacgagcttttgCCATTTTTACGGAGAAAAAAAGAGTCCTCATAATTtttggtccgtttggttacggttttcaatacaaccttctatgaccgtaacaaaacggacaaaaaaattttttggagcAAATTGGAGGTACAACTATAAAGAGAAATGCCCAATGAGCAAACTTTATTGGTATCCTATTTAGAGATTAGACCGTCGTACTagtttttaaacaaattaaaaaacttGTATTGTCTCCTTTAAAAAATATAGGatagacaaaataaaattagacatgttttcattgtttttcttttttttggttGAGTCAACCCTTTTAAGGTTTGggagtctgcccttgcaaatatagtctagtttccgTAAGATTTATGGCACTGGCCCTTTATTAAAAACTGTAACAGTTCAATATTAGAACTACAATTTTGCTTTAGCCTtcttaatttatgacccatttggGGTAGCCCTCCGATGTTCTGAGAAATAATGCAAAGTAGTCTTAAGGCGGGATTCGAccactgtgcggcacaagcatattcagtacaaaaatgcttgtgccgcacagtacGGAATCCCGCCTTTAGGCATTTGACTTTGCGAGTGCAGAAATGTAAGCTCTTTCTAGTTTCTAGGTACCTAAAATGAATCGAAAGGACCTACAATAAAATTATCGATGCATCGAACAGGCAATAATGGATTCCAAAAAGTAAACACCATTGAAATGCGACCTGTGTTGT
Protein-coding sequences here:
- the LOC134792281 gene encoding phospholipase B1, membrane-associated-like; its protein translation is MAAVGTLRPAGRMRLAKLSLAAREAPWLFVSNNKNLSFQWTLRYPPRKSHVRRQRTIPASTPFFCQESLAFGKSRQPPTSVHRLRPGDIDVVAALGDSLVAGSGALEEFALGAFVEYRGVSWCAGGEGTWREYLTVPNILKLYNPGLRGYSTGTGEWLARNARMNVAFPVASDQDALKQAKILVARMFAAPDIDVAQHWKLVTIFLGANDLCSASCLSPIEWSPLAHAKKLARALDYLHANLPRTIVNLVPVLDVSVSVRVRRPAMCRLMHPLFCTCFHRGGGELRALVAMTRLYQRAEAMLVESGRYDTRPDFTVVIQPFMRLFNAPWPPSANLPLVIHQSYITHDCFHFSQKGHALAANLLWNNLLEPVGNKTDDAEPVLLRSFRCPTREAPFIFTHNNSRTYLETGRQEGYDDL